AGCCACTGCCGTACGTTTCTTGGTGTCAGGGCAAACAAAAATCATAAGCTTGCCTTCGCGAAGGCGTCAACTCCGCACGCCATCACGGCACAAAGGTTCGATGGCAAACATGGAACCAACGCATCCTGAGGGGTGAATGGCCGGCGCGGCAGGACTGGGGTCCACAGTGCAGCAGAACCGCGGACCCCATACATTCTGAGCTTGCATCAAATCACGCGGGACGAGGCTTCTTTCCCGGCATGAAATGATATGGCGGCCAGGGACCGCTCATCACCAGCTCGCAATTTTTCAATTGCTTGGTCGCGCTGGCATAGCGGTTGTGATACTTCTCGATGGAGTTGCTCTCGATCAGGTGCGCAATATCGATGAGGAGCCCTCCCGAGTCGACCTTCTTACAGCTTATTTCTTCTGCCAGAGGAGCGAACAGCTTGTGCACCTGCACGGAAAGCGACTTGGCCTTGCTCTGCCGGTCACGTTGCAGGGCAGCACGCTCCCGCAAATGAGCCAGATACGCGCTTCCCACGGCGGCAGGAAGCTCGGTGTCGGCCAGGTCACGCAGGCTGCCGTCGCGCACCACCACCTTCAGGTGCATTTCCGACTTGCCGCGGAGCTGTTGCACGCTCTCCAGGAAAGCCTTACGATTGCCGCGAACCGCGCGGCGTAGCGCTTCATCCGTCTCAAAGACGGTGCCAAAGCGGAAAGGCAGAACTGTAGTTTGACGGAAGCAGTCGGCTACTACACGGGCATGGTCCAGGGCTGCTTGCTGGTCCAGAGTGCCGGCCGCCAGATAGGGGCTGACCACAACTGCGAATTCCCCACTGGGATAACCTAACACCTGTGAATCGTTGATTCCTCGCAAACCTTCGATGGGAAAGGGACGCCGGGCGCGTGCTCCGGCAAGGAAAGCCTGCTGTTCTGCGATGCAATATGCGTACCACGCCATGCGGGACTCTCCGAGAGAGAACCGGAGCTTATTCGAACTCGCTCCAGCAAATGGGGTACAACGGGCCGACGCGTAAACGGAAGAGACGGCTAGGTACTAACGGTGTTCAGAACGTAAGGCGTACGCCCTAAAGTCATCCTAGCCCAATCGCGAGGAAATAAGCAACTGGTTCGAGGCAAGTTCCAAAAGAAATATTTTTTTGGTCCGAGCGGAAAATGTATGCCGGCAAGGATGAAATGGCACGCTGCATGCCAGCAAAGAAACACCGAAACATATCAGACGCTCGCCATCAACTGGTCACTTTGCGCAGGCCTTGCTTCAGTGCCAACGAGTCGTGAAGTTTGTCTGTACCGCCTGCCCATAGGCATCGTGCAAGCCTAGATCTGAATCCTGCACCGGCAAATCTACCGGCTCCGCAGTCACGGTGTAGCTATCAGCGGGAAGTCCCCGAATCGTGTAGGTGCCTCCTGGGATCGTGTAAGCGCCGATGGGCGTCTTGCGAATGCTGCTGAAATTGCTGAACGGCTGAGAAGCTGTGGTTGAATCGGCAAAGACATGGGCGCCGAATACTGCGTTCCCGTTTAGGCGCACCGTGCCCGAGATTGAGCTGGTGGGTACATCAGGAGTTGATTTCGGATACAGAAACGACGCGCCAGCTACGTCGTCGTAACTGAGAGTAGTGATGTCGCTGGCGGAAACGAACATCACCGAGCGCACAACTGCGGTGTGGTCCAAGCCAAGAAGGTGTCCGATTTCATGCGTAGCTACCACTTGCAGCGGAATCTGGTTATTGCCGCTCGCGCCATTCGGGCAGCTTCCCCCGTTGATGTCGGTAAAGCAATCGGCGGGATTAAACAGAATGAAGGCGTTGGTGATTTGAGCAAAGCTGCCGGCACCGGGCTGCGAAGTACTGATGGTGACACCCAGGGTCTCAGAGTCCCTGGTGAAATCCTGGGCGTCGGCGCACGCAAAGCAGATGAAGTTCAAGTTCTGCGGGTTATTGGTTTCTGAGCAAGTTGAGCAGTCTGCGCCCTGAGTAAATTGAATAGCGACGTTGGGCGCGCTCGACCAGGTGGCAAAGGCACTCGTCAACACTGCGCGAAAATTGAGCCCGTTGGCGATATTACCCTTGGAGCTATCCGGATTCAGGTTCCAGTTAACACTGTTGGTAGGCCACTGATCCGGTTGCGGGGAAGCACACGATCCATTCCCAGGACAAGTCAGGCTAGGCTGGGCTGCAAAGCTGCTCATCGTAGGAAACAGGAGCAGGACGGCAAGAGTGCAGTTTAGGGCTAATCTCATGGTCACTTTCATTGCGTGAGTGCTCCCCTAACCACCGATTCCAGGTCCGCTAGTCTCATGGATGCGCCCGCGTAGTGCTCGACCTTGCCCTGTTGCAGGCTGTGAACGCCGCTCACCCCATTGCTGGCGATCATCTCGCCAGTTGTGCTGCGCGCGATTCGAAAATTACCCTGCATCAGGCCGACGATCACGTGGGTTCCGTCCCCGGCCTGGCTGGGCCGCAGGAAGAGCATGGCCTGCTCGCCGATCTGGAATTGCCTTACCCCAGCGACTTTTTGCGTCACATTGCCGACCTTGCCGCCGATCTGCTTCACGGTAATGCTTTGTGAGGTCCCTTTCAAACTCTGAATCACCTGCATCTGGGTGTAGGTGTAGATCAGAGTGTGTTGCGGGTTCCATGCAGACCACGAATTCAGCACGGTGGCCTCCACTACGTCACTCGCGCGACGGGTAAGCTCTTCTACCGAGATGGGCACAATCATGGTTGCGTTCAGGTTGGACCGCAGGATCAGGCAAAGAACACAAGCAGCAAAAATGCGAACCATCCTCATGGCACCACCTCCAGTCCGCCGCTAAACGTCGTGATGTTGCCGCTCGTATCCTGCAGGCGAACCGTACGCGCTCCCAGGTCAGCACTGCTGGAAATAGCGGCGGTGAACTGAATGCCAGGAATGGGCGGCCTATCCGTTGATTGAATGCTAACTAGATTGCTGATGGTGATATCGCTGGGGCCGGAGATAGTCACTTGCATGTTTCCGGAAAGACCCGGCCCAAACAGAATTACCTGCACCGTACTTCCGCGATGAGCGATGTCCCCAGTATTGCTGGCAATGCCTTGGGTATTCGCGCCCAGGTCCTCGGCGTTAGGTGGGGTGCTGGACGTCGGGGAAGCCACGGTGATATCAATGCCAGTGGTTGGCTGACCCGCGGCTGCCGTCACGGTTGTGGGCGCCCCCACCGGAAAACTGCTGCCACCATTCCCGCCGCTGCTGTTGGAGTTACCCGAGGAACCGCCACCGCCTCCACAAGCCGCCAGCAGAACACAGAAAATTAGAACTACGGATATTCGATACACTCGTGCAATCCTCTGATGTGCAGGATAAAGCAGGACACCTATTAGAAACTCAGGAATGCATCCCGAGTTGCATCAGAAACTCCTCCCGACGTGCCCGAAGTAGCACCAGGAGATTGCACCTCCGGCCAGCTTGCCCTTAGAATGCCCCGTCGGCAAGATGGTCCCTCCCCTGCTAGACAACCCTATTGTGCTCCAGCAATTGCGACGAAAATTGCTGCGCTGGTACTACCGCCACCAACGCGATCTCCCCTGGCGTCGCACCTCGGATCCTTATCGGGTATGGGTTTCCGAAATCATGCTTCAGCAGACGCGAGTGGCTGCGGTGTTGGAACACTATGAACGCTTCTTGAGAAAATTTCCGACGCTCGCGAGCCTGGCCTCGGCCAAAGAATCGGCTGTGCTCGCCAGTTGGAGCGGGCTGGGTTACTATCGGCGCGCCCGCAACCTGCACGCGGCTGCAAAGAAAATGGCCGCTGAATTCGCCGGACAAATCCCGAGGGGGATTACACAACTTCGAGAGCTACCTGGAATCGGGCGGTACACGGCAGCCGCCGTTGCCAGCATCGCCTTCCAGGAACCTGTGGCAGTGGTGGATGGCAACGTTGAAAGAGTGGTTAAGCGGTTGTTTGCTGATGGCGCTGGCAGCGAAACAAAAGTTTGGGATGCGGCTGAAAAATTACTAAGCCGCCGTCGTCCCGGGGACTTCAACCAGGCGATGATGGAACTCGGGGCCGAGATCTGTCTGCCACGCGAACCTCGATGCCGCCTTTGTCCGCTGTTCGCGTGGTGCCGGGCGCGTGGCACATTGCCGTCGCTGCCGGCAAAAGAAGTGCGCCGCCGGATGGAATTGCGCTGCGATCTTCACAGTGACTGCGATCGCGTGTATCTGGTGCGGCGCAGGAGCAGCACGAATCTCATGCCGGGGATGTGGGAACTGCCCGTGCACCCCTTTGCAGGAAACAAGAGCCGTCCCGCCGCGCTGTTCAAACATTCCATTCTGTCTACCGACTATCGAGTCCTTGTATTTCGCTGCAATGGAAATGCCCAAGGCGGAAGATGGATCAAGCAATCGCAGTTGGCGGAACTTCCCCTGACCGGCCTTGCACGGAAGATCTTGCGGCATTTTCAGCTCATTTAGAATCAAAGGACGAGGAGATTTTGGATATGGCTGCATTAGCAGCTGGAATGACCGCCCCTGAGATCCATTTGCCTACCTTGGAAGGTAAGAAGTTTTCATTGCACGCAGCTCTGAAGAAGGGCCCGGTGATCGTGGTCTTTTTCAAGATTTCCTGTCCAGTTTGTCAGTTTGCCCTGCCCTACATAGAACGAATCTATCGAGCCCTGAAAGGCAAGAACGCAACCGTGATCGGTGTATCGCAGAACACCAAGCAGGACACGGCCGCCTTTATCGAGGAGTACGGCATAACTTTCCCCATCGTGCTCGACGAGCGCCAGCATTATCCAGTTTCGAACGCCTACGGAATCACCAATGTCCCTACGGCGTTTTACATCACGCCAGGCGGCGAGATTGAAATTTCCAGTGTGGGCTGGTCGCGTCCTGACCTGGAAGACATGGCGCGAAAATTGGCGGATGATTTAAGTACTCATAAAATCAACGTGATCCGGGCAGGTGAAGATGTGCCCGACTTCCGCACAGGTTGAGGATCGTTGAATTGAGCCGCAGGTTGCGGCCCAAAACAAGACAGAGATTCCTTGCCACGATCCGCTTGAGCTATGGCCTCCGCTCTTTCTTGCATATATCGGGAAGCGACTCAGATTGAGAAAAGCCGGACTGGAAGCCATATTCCGACCAATTCCGAAGTCCAACTGTTTGACTACCAAGAAAAAGTCTTGCCAAGAATGTATGTTCCTGAATATTATCCACAGCTTGCTGGCAGAAACACGGCCAGCAAATCTGGCCGCAAGGCCAGCGGACTTGGTTGATGTTTCGGTATTCTGCAGCGCCACTTGACACAAAGATTCCGGCTCTTCTACTGCTCCGCTGAAATTCCACAGGCGGAGGGTGGGGAGCCCTTTGGTTTTGCGGCAACGTCCAGACACAGAAACACAGCCTGGTCCTCTCGCATCGGGAACGCTGCCTGACAATAAAGGGAGGCGTTAATGATCGAGAGGAAAAACTGACACCCAGCGCAGAGGCGAAAGGAGTAAGGTGTGAGAGAAAAAGGCACGGTAAAGTGGTTCAATGGAGCCAAGGGTTATGGCTTCATCCAGCGCTCCACAGGAGAAGACGTTTTCGTCCACTATTCAGCCATCCAGGAATCGGGTTATCGGTCCTTGAATGAGGGTGAGATGGTGGAATTCGATCTGTTGAAAGGCCCCAAGGGCTACCAGGCAGCCAACGTTAGCCGCGTCTAAGGACTTTCCTCTGAAAGTGAACCCTCCCGGAAAGGGAGGGTTTTTTGTTGCTGTAATCTGGATAGCGGCTCGGGTGACAATGCAAACTGACCCACAACCTGAGTTTACTGCTACTTGACTTCGAGAGAAACGATGTCGCCGTCGCTAGTGCCGCCGGCCTTGTAGTTCACCAGGACACTACGGTTGCGCCAATCGCAGGAGAAGGCATCCTCACCTACCAGCAGCATCTTCTTATAGTCGGAAGACCGCATCTTCATGGTCTTGCCGTTGGCGATCACGGTTAGCACTGCCGCCGGGGGCGCTGAGCAGTCGCAAGCGATCAACTTGCCGTAGAGGTACTTCACGGGACGAGTATCGGCCACTGGTTGCTCGGCTGGCTTTTCCTCGTCACTCGAGAGGGGCGCCGTCTTGCGCCATTGCGGAGCCGTGATGTCGTCTCGCGCTCTGGGAGTGCTGCGTGGCTGGTTCTTGGCAACCCCCAACCCCGGGCCAATGCCCACCGTAGTTTTGCCCTGCTTGGCCAGATCGAGAGTCTTCAACTGCTGCGCGGCCAGTTGCACGATCTTCGGATTGGAGCTCTTCTGCAGGCGCAGGAGAACCGCCTCTGCCTGGTCCCAGTTCTTATTCTGCAGATACAGATTCCCGAGATTGATGCCATAAAACTCGTTGCTCGGGTTCAGCTCTATGGCTTTCTTGATCGCCGTGAGAGCGGCGGGGTAATCGCCGGACATGCTGTCAGCATAAGCCAGCAGGTTGTAGGCATCGGCGAGCGTGGGATCCAGTTCGATGGCGATCTGAAGCTGGCGTTTCATTTCTGCCACATTATCCGGTGGACGGCCGGCCAGCACGGCGCGGCGATTCATTAGCAGAGCGACCAGATAGTGAACCTTGGCATCGCGGATATCTTTCCTGGTTGCTTCCTCGAAGTAGCGCTCAGCCGTGGCAAAGTCACCTTTAGAGAGGTAGCTGTAGCCCATGCCCCGGTTGGCGATTGGATCTTCCGGGTCCCGTTTGAGAATTTGCTGGAATTCGCCGACCGCCTGGTCTTTGTAGTCCTTGGAATGAGCGTGCAAGTCTGCCAGTGTGGCCTGAATTGTCACCTCATCCAGACGGCGCACGACGTAGGTACTTTCATCCATCTGAGGTGCAGGTACGCGAAATGACTTGCCTTTGCCGTCAAAGTAGCCGTGTAACGTCTTGTCCAACTGAGCGGGCTCCATGCCAAAAGCCTGTTGAATCGCCTCGGGAATGGGAACCTTCTCAATCTGTGCCAGTTGGAGGTATTTCGCGGCTTCCGCCATCTTTTGGTTCGACATCAGCCAATGCATCACCAGCCAGGATTGCGCGTAAAAGATGGTACGCGTATTGCCTTCGTTGTAGGCGCTGGAATCGTGCTGCACGCCGAAAAGATCGACGACCGTCATCCAGGAAGTATTGGTAAGGATCTGCGGCAGACCCTC
This genomic window from Terriglobales bacterium contains:
- a CDS encoding GvpL/GvpF family gas vesicle protein, with translation MAWYAYCIAEQQAFLAGARARRPFPIEGLRGINDSQVLGYPSGEFAVVVSPYLAAGTLDQQAALDHARVVADCFRQTTVLPFRFGTVFETDEALRRAVRGNRKAFLESVQQLRGKSEMHLKVVVRDGSLRDLADTELPAAVGSAYLAHLRERAALQRDRQSKAKSLSVQVHKLFAPLAEEISCKKVDSGGLLIDIAHLIESNSIEKYHNRYASATKQLKNCELVMSGPWPPYHFMPGKKPRPA
- a CDS encoding matrixin family metalloprotease → MRLALNCTLAVLLLFPTMSSFAAQPSLTCPGNGSCASPQPDQWPTNSVNWNLNPDSSKGNIANGLNFRAVLTSAFATWSSAPNVAIQFTQGADCSTCSETNNPQNLNFICFACADAQDFTRDSETLGVTISTSQPGAGSFAQITNAFILFNPADCFTDINGGSCPNGASGNNQIPLQVVATHEIGHLLGLDHTAVVRSVMFVSASDITTLSYDDVAGASFLYPKSTPDVPTSSISGTVRLNGNAVFGAHVFADSTTASQPFSNFSSIRKTPIGAYTIPGGTYTIRGLPADSYTVTAEPVDLPVQDSDLGLHDAYGQAVQTNFTTRWH
- the mutY gene encoding A/G-specific adenine glycosylase, producing MVPPLLDNPIVLQQLRRKLLRWYYRHQRDLPWRRTSDPYRVWVSEIMLQQTRVAAVLEHYERFLRKFPTLASLASAKESAVLASWSGLGYYRRARNLHAAAKKMAAEFAGQIPRGITQLRELPGIGRYTAAAVASIAFQEPVAVVDGNVERVVKRLFADGAGSETKVWDAAEKLLSRRRPGDFNQAMMELGAEICLPREPRCRLCPLFAWCRARGTLPSLPAKEVRRRMELRCDLHSDCDRVYLVRRRSSTNLMPGMWELPVHPFAGNKSRPAALFKHSILSTDYRVLVFRCNGNAQGGRWIKQSQLAELPLTGLARKILRHFQLI
- a CDS encoding TlpA disulfide reductase family protein; amino-acid sequence: MAALAAGMTAPEIHLPTLEGKKFSLHAALKKGPVIVVFFKISCPVCQFALPYIERIYRALKGKNATVIGVSQNTKQDTAAFIEEYGITFPIVLDERQHYPVSNAYGITNVPTAFYITPGGEIEISSVGWSRPDLEDMARKLADDLSTHKINVIRAGEDVPDFRTG
- a CDS encoding cold shock domain-containing protein, translating into MREKGTVKWFNGAKGYGFIQRSTGEDVFVHYSAIQESGYRSLNEGEMVEFDLLKGPKGYQAANVSRV
- a CDS encoding tetratricopeptide repeat protein → MGRHPQSRLTLIFFLLLTLYAPAADQGWIEIRSPHFVLVTDGGDKAGRAILLRFEQMRSLFGTIFNRSRVNLSTPLQIVAFRSTQEMIPYAPLWKGQPVSLTGFFQGADDENFIVLDLSVEPGWTTAFHEYAHLLLHGNLPPVPPWFDEGFAEYFSTLRFDKKEVQYGQVPEGLPQILTNTSWMTVVDLFGVQHDSSAYNEGNTRTIFYAQSWLVMHWLMSNQKMAEAAKYLQLAQIEKVPIPEAIQQAFGMEPAQLDKTLHGYFDGKGKSFRVPAPQMDESTYVVRRLDEVTIQATLADLHAHSKDYKDQAVGEFQQILKRDPEDPIANRGMGYSYLSKGDFATAERYFEEATRKDIRDAKVHYLVALLMNRRAVLAGRPPDNVAEMKRQLQIAIELDPTLADAYNLLAYADSMSGDYPAALTAIKKAIELNPSNEFYGINLGNLYLQNKNWDQAEAVLLRLQKSSNPKIVQLAAQQLKTLDLAKQGKTTVGIGPGLGVAKNQPRSTPRARDDITAPQWRKTAPLSSDEEKPAEQPVADTRPVKYLYGKLIACDCSAPPAAVLTVIANGKTMKMRSSDYKKMLLVGEDAFSCDWRNRSVLVNYKAGGTSDGDIVSLEVK